The segment CTCGCCGATCCCCGATACAGCGGGCGCGCCACGGTCCCGGTGCTGTGGGACAAGGAGCAGCGCACGATCGTCTCGAACGAATCGGCCGAGATCGTCCGGATGCTGAACTCGGCGTTCGACGACGTCGGCGCGAACGACGCCGACTTCTATCCCGAGCCGTTACGGGCCGAGATCGACGCGCTGAACGACTTCATTTACCCGAACGTGAACAACGGCGTCTACAAGGCGGGCTTCGCGACCACTCAGGAGGCCTACGAGGAAGCCGCGACGGCCGTGTTCGACGCGCTCGACCGCCTCGACGAGCGCCTCGCGTCGCGCCGCTATCTCACGGGCGCGCGCATTACCGAAGCGGACTGGCGCTTCTTCACGACGCTCGTACGCTTCGATCCCGTGTATTTCGGCCACTTCAAGTGCAACAAGCGCCGGATCGTCGACTACCCGAACCTCTGGGGGTACACGCGCGATCTTTACCAGGTGCCGGGCGTCGCCGAGACGGTGAAGGTCCCGATCATCAAGGCGCACTATTACGGCAGCCATACGACCATCAATCCCCACCTGATCGTCCCGATCGGCCCGGACATCGATTACGGGGCGCCGCACGATCGCGCGCGGCTCGCTTGAGCGTTCCGCTCGCCTGAGCGTTCCGCTTCCGGCGCCCGCGCCGTGGCGGGCGCCCGGAACGAGTCTTGCTGCCGCAGGCCAGAGAGAGCCTCGATTCGGCTCGAGGCCGCATCCGATGCGGACCCGCGGGAAGTCGCCGCGACGACGCTGATCCGACGCGACCCGCGCGGCCGGCGGCCGCCCGTTCCGATTCCTGGTCTCACTTTTTGCAAAGAGGTGGGTCATGAACAGTCGATTGATGATGATGCTCGGCGCCGGGATCGGAGCCGCGACGATGTACTACTTCGACCCCGCGCGGGGCCGTTACCGACGCGCGTTGGTGCGCGACCAGCTCGTGCACACCG is part of the Gammaproteobacteria bacterium genome and harbors:
- a CDS encoding glutathione S-transferase family protein encodes the protein MGMLIEGRWHDVWYDTKASQGRFVRSESQFRNWVTPDGSPGPSGRGGFKAEPGRYHLYVSWACPWAHRTLILRKLKGLEPLIGVSAVNAHMGSEGWTFEPGEGVIPDTVNGVSRLYELYTLADPRYSGRATVPVLWDKEQRTIVSNESAEIVRMLNSAFDDVGANDADFYPEPLRAEIDALNDFIYPNVNNGVYKAGFATTQEAYEEAATAVFDALDRLDERLASRRYLTGARITEADWRFFTTLVRFDPVYFGHFKCNKRRIVDYPNLWGYTRDLYQVPGVAETVKVPIIKAHYYGSHTTINPHLIVPIGPDIDYGAPHDRARLA